The DNA segment GTTGATCGCCAGCAGAAGCCCCAACTTGGTGTGGACGGGCAATGTGTCAAACCGTAGGATGCTTAAAGCGGCGGCGAGGGCCTTAGACTTCGGAGGCGTTGTGATAAACAGGGAGGCGGCTGGTGAAAGGGGGATTGAACATGGAGACGCCGTCATCGTGGAGTCTCCCTTCGGGAAAAAGAAGAGTAGGGTGATCGTAAGGGAGGGACAAAGGCCAGATGTGGCCCTGCTCGTCGGCCAGCTCGGCCAATGGGTAGCCCCATACGCTAAGGATGTACCCGCACCGAATGTAAGCGACTTCGTCAAGCTTGACCTAGACATTCTAGACGCTGGAGGGTCCTCATGCGACCTGACTCGAGTAAGAATCTATAAGGCATAAAGAGGGCGACGACATGACGCATTGGGGGATGGTGATAGACCTAGGGAAATGCATCGGCTGCATGACATGTACAGTCGCGTGTGAATGCGAAAACTTCCTTCCTTATGGACTCTCATGGGCGAAGGTTGCGGATTTCGAAGATGGAAAATACCCCGCGGTTAAAAGAACGTTCCTTCCAACGCTATGCATGCATTGTGATGAAGCTCCCTGTGTGAAGACGTGCCCCACTGAGGCTACGATGAGGCGTGAAGACGGAGTCGTCATAACCGACTATGACAAATGCATCGGCTGCAGGCTCTGCATGATCGCTTGCCCCTACGATTCCCGCTCATACGTGGAGAAACTAGAGCTACCTTTGCCGTTATCTTTAATGAAAAAAGAGGTTAGGTCCAAGTATCAGCTCATAAAAGATCAAACGGCGTCAAAATGCACCTTCTGCGCCCACAGAATAGACAAGGCGAAGGAAACAGGCAAAACACCTGGCAAGGATCCTGAAGTAACACCGATATGCGTAAACACCTGCGTAGGAAACGCCAGGTATTTCGGAGACCTAGAAAACCCGGAAAGCGAGGTTTCAAAGCTCGCGAAAAGCGACAGAGCCTTCGTGCTTTACGAGGAAGCAAAAACCCGTCCTTCCGTATACTACTTAAAGAGGAGGTGATCGACATCCTTGAAGGAGCAGCGAATACCGGTGGAGGTCGTTAACCCCGTCGGATATAAAATACCTGAAATATTATATGATCTTCGCCAACGACCTCTGGAGTTCAACCTGGAGGAGCTTAAGAAGAGGCTACGCAGCATCCGCAAGTATACTGTCGACAACTTGGACTCACTACTCCAGCGTTTAGAGAGGTCTTTGAAACGATACCCGGAGGTCAGTCTCATCTATGCCCGCGACGCTGAGGAGGCGGTGGAAGCTTTGAAGAATGTATGCGGATCGATTAGAAGGCTTTCGGTAAATAAGTCAAACACTGTGGAGGAGTTGAGGAAACCGTTAGCCGAGCAGGGCTTCGAAATCGAAGAAACATATTATCAACAATTTGAGGACTTCACACCTGTTAAGGAGAGGAAGCCCTACTGGCAGATGCCGGAGGTTCCCTCAGAGGTTAAGTGGAGGTCGTTTACCTCCAACCCATTTCGATGGGAAGTGAATAGTGGAGGGTTAAGTGAAAGCGGTAGGGTCATCCTGTTCGGCATTAACGCCATCTCAGCCGAGGACGGCACAATATTCTTCTTAGAGCATTCAAGAAACATTTCGGGAGGACTGCGCGAAGCATCACATATGATATTTTTAGTTGGCCTGGAGAAGGTGGTGCGCAACCGAGAAGACGGAGTTTTTCAAACTCGATCTGCAGGTTTATTTGGCTTTGAAGGCATTACGTCTGAGTTGAAGCTCCAAGGCGCGGAGCGTGAGCCACTATACGAGAGCCGAGGGCAGGCCTTGAACCCAAGAATCTCCATCATCCTACTGGATAATGGGAGAAGGGCCATTCAGAAAAGAGAAGACCTCAGAGAATTGCTTTACTGTATTGGTTGCCGGACATGCAACGCCGTGTGTCCATTCTCTTATTCTTCCATGCGCGCAGGGGAATGGACGAAAGGACCTAGAAACTGGATTAAAATGTTTAGGGAGACGTTCATGCAGGAGGCGCGGACTAACGCAGAAATGGTTTGGGATTGCACGACCTGTAAGTCATGTGAGGCGCATTGTCCACTTGAAATAGGGCAGGTCTATAAGTTCATTAAGATGAGGGAACAATTGGTCGAGGAGGGGAGGGGGCCTCTACCTCAACATGTCCGCTTCGGCGAAAGTGTGAAGGCGAACTACAATCCGTACCGAGAGCCGCATAGTGAAAGGTTCGCGTGGCTTAACGAGACCTTAAAGCGAAAGGCTGAAACAGTGTACTTCGCGGGTTGCACCGCATGTTACAGGGAAAAGTCCATCGCTGAATCTACTGTTAAAATTTTGAATTCTCTTAACATAAACTTCGGCGTTCTCGGAGAACAGGAGTGGTGTTGTGGTTCACCTCTACTGCGAACTGGTCAAAGAAGGCTAGCCCTCGAAGTGGCTAAACACAACGTCAACTCGATAGTGGAAAGTGGAGCGAAAAGAGTTGTTACGTCTTGCGCTGGATGCTATGTAACTATGAAAGAAGACTATGAGAGGCTGCTCGGCCTCAAGCCTGATTTCGATGTGTTACATATCTCGGAGCTTCTATACTCACTCTTGGAAATGGGGAACCTAACGTTTAAAAAGGGATTAAACATGGTCGCAACCTACCATGACCCATGCCACTTAAGCAGAAGCCGAGCAGTATTCCTACCTGAGCCGGAAAGGCATAGGGTTTATGAGCCCCCAAGACGGGTTCTCCAAGCCATACCGGAATTGAAGTTTGTTGAAATGCTAAGAAGCCGAGACCATGCATGGTGCTGTGGCGCGGGAGGGGGCGTTAAAGCAGCCTCCCCAGACGTGGCGGTGTGGATGGCAACTGAGAGGATTAAAGAGGCGGAAGAGGCCAAGGCTCAGGTAATGGTAACCGCCTGCCCATTCTGCGTGCGAAACCTGCGAGACGCTACGGTGGCGGCTAACAAACCAGTCAGGGTATTCGACCTGACAGAACTCGTATCTCAAGCCTTATAGGCTCCTCGAGGAGTAATGGTAGCGTCATCTGCTCGGCCAACTGTTTTACGTTGAAAATTAATTTTTACGTTGAAAATTAATTAATGAGTGACGAGGCCTCATAAGGGGGCGTTCAACGATTTTTTTTAGAAGGTGCTCCCTTGTCGGGGATTGTGAAGAATGATTAAATGATTGTGAAGAATGATTAAATAGATCTCGACGGATCCCTTACGGGTTCAAAATTCATATTCTCGCCAACGATTATCGTCGGTCAACGACGAAATATTTGTTACCTTTCTTAACGACCTTATGACCTCCCTGCTTCAGAAACCTCATCTGCGATTCAGCTCCTCTAGGATACTTTTCGTTTATCACGCCGCCAATTTTGAGGGTACGCCAATAAGGCGCGAGGTCCCATTCACCCATTTCGCTTCTCCTTCAGCGGCGCGGGCCGCTCTCCAAGCGAAAACACCTATGGGTAAAGAACAGCCGATCGTTGCGTTGTGTTTTTCTAGCTAGGATTGCTCGAATCACGCTAACCGTGGTGATTCTACTCCCATGGCATTTTTTCATCAACTTGTCAGCTTCAATGGGCGCTGGAATAACAACAGTGCTGATCCCGTCTTCTCGTTATCTTCCCTGAAATTTTCTCAACTCTTGGCAAATCCTTGCTGTTCCTTAATTTTTCACGCCAACTTTTTATCTTCACCATCCTACCCACATTCAAGATGATTAACCTCATTTTCATTTATATGAGTCACTAATAGAGAGAGTGAGAGGGGACGAATTCAACTTAACGCAAATATGGTGAACAGATGTTTAGATGGAGGCTATTCGATGATGAAAATGGGTGTAAAGCGTTGGGGTTCGCTGGCGGGTTTAATAAGCCAATGTCCTATCCCCTAATACGTTTTTCGAAAAATCCATCGAAAATTTGATGGGTCTCTCCCTTACTTTAGCGGCACATACATGCTGGATCTTGACGCTCCGATTCCTGGGGTTCCATGGACCACCTTTTTGATCGGCGAAGAGAACTCGCCGAGGTAATGGCCCACCATCTCCGGCCTAATCTTTACTGGGAGAAATTCTTTTCCGTTATACACAAGAATGGTGAGGCCCACCATTTCAGGTAGGATGACCATGTCCCTGCAGTGGGTTTTTAAAACGTTTTTCCCTCCTTCCTCGCCTTTCTTCAGGTTTCTTAAATTTTCCAGGAGGACTTTCTGTTGCGGGGTCAGCCCTCTGAGAAGGGACCTCCTCTGTCTTGAAGGGAGAAGCTTGATGAACTCATCCATGGAAAGCTGTTTCAACTGTTCCAATGTATATCCACGGTACATGAATTCCTTAGGCATTTAACGCCACCGCCGCGATATGATTTCCTTATCCTACAGTTTCTTGGTGAAAACCTTCTATTTAACCTCAGCGTTTAGTTCTTCCTGTTCTCTTGGCGGCGATCAACCCCACCTTACGTCCCGGAGGGGCGTGTCTTGAGATGGTGGTTGGCTTGCCTGGATGTCTATGTCTCCCGCCGCCAAATGGGTGGGAGGCGGCGTTCATCGCCTGTCCCCTGACCCTTGGCCAGGTTCCGCTTCTCGCCCTCATCTTATAATGGTTTTTGCCGGCTTTAAGTAGGGGTTTCTCGAGCCTTCCGGAGCCCGCGACAACCCCAACTGTGGCCTTGCATCGATCATCTAAGTAAACGGTTTTTCCAGAAGGTAGCTTAACCTGTGTGCCCGCCGGTGTGTGGGCTACCACCATGCAGTAGGCTCCTGAGCTCCTAGCGATCCTTCCACCGTCGCCGGGCTTTAACTCGACATTGCACACCAAGGTGCCCTCGGGAATCGAACCTAACGTCAAGATACTTCCGATCGTGGGGGCTGCGTCTCCGCCCACGGCCACCTCGTCTCCCAGGCCTAGGCCCTCTGGTGAGGGAAGGTAGAAGCTTCCCTTCCCATATAAATCGATCAACGCTAGAGGCGCTCCCCTACCGGGGTCATGGGTTAAGCCCTTCACCACTCCTCTCAGACCCGTCCTCCATGAGGTTTCATCCAGAGTCGGGTAGGAGGAGCTCGCGACCCTTCGATGTGTAGGGGAGGTGAACACGGATCCACCTCTGCCCCTCCTTCTTGCGATGATTCTTTTTCCCATTTCTTCCTACCGCCTAAACTTAGCCTTAGACACCCTGTTACTCAGACTCTTTAACTTTTTCTTTCACCAACCCCAATATTTCTTCATATAGGTATTTCATTTGGAGGACGGTTGACTTGAACGTTTTAGACCAACTGGAAACAGTTAAAGGGGTGGATAGGTTTGATATGTTAGGCAAGTTAAGGGAGATCCCACGCTACATTCCGGAAACTTTAACACGGCTCTCCAAGCTTAAGTTGAAGGCTTACGGCTTAAAATACAGTGCCGTGGTCATAGGAGGTCTAGGCGGGTCCGCAATAGGCGGGGATGTTCTCAGGGACTGGCTGAGCGGAGATATTGACGTACCCATCGTAGTGAACCGTGGTTACGGATTACCCGCCTTCGTTAATGAAAGAACTCTCTTCCTAGCTGTCAGTTATTCAGGCAACACGTTTGAAACCCTAACCCAATTCGATGAGGCTTTAAAAAGGCGATGCGCGTTGTACGCGATTACCTCCGGCGGGCAGCTGGAGAAGAGGTGCCTCAGCTTTCATGTCCCCCTTCTGAAGGTTCCAGCCGGTCTTCCCCCGAGAATCGCCCTACCCCATCTCTTCGCTTCACTAGGGTATGTAATGTTACTGGAGGGTTTCCTCAAAGGGCTCGCCGACCTCGAGAAGGCCTCCCAAGCGATGATGAAGCTTGAGGAAAAGATCGGAATACACGTACCTTCGGAGTCAAACCCCTGCAAGAAGCTGGCTTTGAGCCTTGATGGAAAACTGCCTGTGATACTGGGGTTGGACCGCTTCTCCAGTGTAGCTCGAAGGTTCAAAACCCAGCTTAACGAGAACTGTAAGGTCCAAGCCCGGTACGAGTTAATTCCAGAGCTCTGCCACAACGAAGTCGAAAGCTTCAGGCCCACAACGGGAAAATTAGCCTCGGATTCCCCGTTCGCGTATTTTTTGATGAGAAGCGAGGCTGAAAGCGGAGTTGAGTCCGCTGTCTTCGAGGTAATAAAGGAAAAGCTAAACCGCATGGGAGTAAAGGATGTTCACGAGATATGGGGGGTCGGCGGCCTCTTAGAAAGCCTGTTAACATCCATTTACACCGTTGACTACTTAACCTGCTATTTGGCGATTCTGAGGGGGGTCGACCCAACCCCGGTGGAGTCCATCGAGGAGTTTAAGGTCTCCTTTAAAGAGAGGCTTCGGAGAAGCCATCAACCACCTTAACTTAACCTTTGGTCACCCCTAGGGGCGTTAACCTAGCGACCTTTCTGGCGACGCCGAGCCTATGGCTGACCTCGGCCACTCTGTCGACGTCTTTATAGGCGTCAGGAGCCTCCTCGCTTACTACGGCCATGCTGGCGGCTCTGATCATGATCCCTTGATTTTCAAGGCTTTTTTTCACTTCTCCTCCCCAAAACCTCTTTTTAGAGGCGGCTCTGCTCAGGATTCTTCCAGCTCCATGAGCCGTGGATCCGAAGCTCAGCTTCATCCCCGCTTCTGACCCTACCAAGAGCCATGAGCTTGTCCCCATGCTTCCAGGTATCAGCACGGGCTGTCCGACACCTCGATATTTAGCTGGAACCTTAACGTGGCCTGATGGAAAGGCCCTAGTGGCACCTTTACGGTGGACACACACTGTTTTCATTCCACCGTCGACTTCATGGTCCTCGATTTTAGCTATATTGTGGGCGACGTCGTAAATGAGACTCATTCCCAACGCGTCAGCGCTCTTCCCCAACACCTTCTCGAAAACCTCCCTGGTCCAATGTGTGATCATCTGCCTGTTCGCCCAAGCGAAGTTGCATGCTGCGGCCATCGCTGGCAAGTAATCCTCTGCCTCCTTGCTCTTCAATGGAGCGCAGGCAAGCTGTATATCAGGGAGAGGTATGTTGTATTTTCTCACAGCCCTCTCCATCACCCTAATGTAGTCATCGCAGACCTGATGGCCGAATCCTCTGCTTCCCGTGTGGACGAGAACCATTACCTGCCCCACCCGCTCGACGCCGAAAGCCTGCGCGCATTTTTCATCGTAAATCTTGTCCACCCTATCGATCTCCAAGAAGTGGTTTCCACTACCCAGACTTCCCAGCTGTGGCATTCCTCGACTCTTCGCTGTCGAGGAAACCTTATCGGGATCCGCTCCATCCATGCATCCGTTTTCTTCGCAGTGGAGCTGGTCTTCGCTCCAACCGTATCCCCTATCGATCGCCCATTGAACGCCGTCGACAACAACCTTGTTTAACTCGGTTTCCGTAACCTTGATTTTACCTCGGCTGCCTAGGCCGCATGGAATGTAATTGAAGAGAAGGTCGATTAGCTTCGAGAGAACAGGCTTTACATCATGTTCGTTCAAACTCGTCCTTATAAGCCTCGCCCCGCAGTTTATGTCATAACCCACCCCACCTGGACTCACCACGCCTTCATCGAAGTCTGTAGCGGCCACTCCGCCGATGGGAAATCCATAACCCTCGTGACCGTCGGGCAGGGTTATTGCCCATTTATATATCCCAGGCAAATGTGCCACATTGGCGCATTGCTCTATTGTGAGGTCGCTCCTCATCTTCTTAATTAACTCCTCGTCGGCGTATATTCTCCCTGGAACCCTCATCCCGGGCTTATATCCCACGGGAATCTCCCACACGTAGTCGCTTAACCGGTTGAGAGGCACCTTCTCAGACGTTTTGCCCGACACGCTCCATCCCTCCACTTATAGACTCATCGATGAAAATAGGCCTCAAAACCTTAACCGCTGGCGAAGTTTAAATGTTTTGTCGAGTAAAAGGTTAGTCATGAGATATTAGATTCAGAGGAGCATGTGTATTCGAACTTACCCGCTTCCTCTAACGGAGTCAAAGATCTAATAGAAACCTAACCACCCACCTTCCACCAGATTTTGTTACACCCATTCTATGGCGCGTCACAGCCTTCACCTCGGTTTTCGGGGCGTGACGGTCGGGGTCGAAGACCTCCCCGTACGCTTTAGCAGTTAACCGGCATACCCCTGAAACCTTCTTTATTCTATGGACCTTGAAAGAGCCATAAGCCTTTCCCTCCATCTCAAACTTTAAATGTAGCGTTGAAAGCCAGTCGTGCAGCAATGATTCTTCGTCTTCAGCCTCCACCGTAAACTGATCCTTGAAAACCCTCTTAACACGACTTATATCTACCATCACGTCGAACAAACCTAGAGCCGCGTTTTCAAACGCCTCCTCCAAGCTGGACCCGTAAGCCTCGATATATGCGTCGCTTACATGATCCAAAACTTCATATCTTTTCATCGTCATAACATTATCCAACAAGGATAAAAAATTTTAACAAGGCCATTCTATTGTTATTCAAGCCGGGATGGCCGAGTGGACTAACCGTCTAGGGTCTAAAGGCGCAGGCCTTGAGTCAAGCTCAGGCAAGTTAGCCTGTGGCCCTTACGGGCCTCGAGGGTTCAAATCCCTCTCCCGGCGCCATATGAAACAAACCTCCTACAGATTCTTTCACGGAAACTCCTTAACTGGAGTTATAATAGCGGGATGAAAAATATATGCGCGTTGATGAGCTTATTAACCTGGATTTCGATCCAACCTTCCGAGCTGTCAACTTAAAGATTCAAACCTATATAGAATATTTGAGGAGAAGCTAAAGTTGGCAAGCCCGCTTCTACGTAAATGGGGATTTACAGGAAATGGTTATTCTATCCTCTTTCTCAGTCACCCATATTTCAAATTGATATTCCCAAAGTAATTTAAAAACCGTAGGCCACGGAAACATCGATTCATTAAGAACCGTAATGTCGTAGCCCCCGTATTTTGGTTCAACTGTCCCTGTTTCTCCAACCACTTCTCTTATTCTAGATTCCACATCCGTATAAACCTCTGGGGTTGGGGGCCTTACGCTTAAGGTGAGTGTACCCTTTATCGAGTCGATACTCCTCATTCGATCGACGCGGCTTTTAACTTCATCTTCATTTTTGGCCTCTAACTTAACAATCAAGTCATATTCCCCTGTTACTGGGTCCACGCATTTTACGCCAGGAATTTTCTTAATCTTCTTTACCGTTTCCTTTAACCCACCTTCAATCTTAATCAAAATGAACGCTGTAAAAGGCAGGACCTTCACGGGTTTAAGCCTTTTTCTAAATCTGAATCGTTTAACCACTCTATCTCACCTCGGCATTAATGGAATCTGAAGAAATATGAGTATAAGGGCGATGAATATCGTTGGTAAACTCACAGCGAAGCCGGGTTTAATCCATTGAAGGAACGTAATATGCCCTACTTTCCTTCTCTCCATCATCCCTAATGCTACTATGTTGGCAGTGCTTCCTATTATTGTTAAATTACCTAAGAATGTGGCGGCGAACAATACTCCCCACCATAAGGGAAAGCTATAAGCTCCCATTAATTGAAGATCTTGAATAATGGGTATAAAAGTAGCCACCGCTAACACGTTATCCATGAACGCGCTCAACACCCCCGTTATAAGGGAAAGTGAGGCGAATAGCGTGGTTTCGCTTCCCCCAGCAAAGGATAGCAGGGATCTCGCTAAAATAGAGGTCACTCCCATTACCTTTAAAGTCCCTGCCGACGCAAAAAGGATAATGAAAAAGGAGAGGGTCCCCCAGTCCACCCTTGTCTCGACGATCTCCCTTGCCTTATCCCTTTCGATCATTAATGCAACTCCGGCTAACCCCAGCGCTATTCCTAAAAGCATCGTGTTCCTTTCTAAGTGGAGAAGCTCCTCCAATTGATGGTGAAAAACTAAAAGAAGTATAGTAGCAGCGAAAAATATCGAGGAACCCATGAATTCAGAGGTACGAACCGTTGGCTTCTCGCTACCATCTTTTAGTGTTCGAAATTTCCTCATCCGCTCTTCTAACTCTTTCATATCCTTACTAAAATACTTCATCGTTAAAGGGATCATAGCGAGTAAGGATATTATAACTATGGGAGAAGCCCACCTTAAAAAGTCTGTGAAAGTTAGACCTGCCCTTAACGCGATCATAACCCCGACTGGATTACCAACAACCGTCGCGCCACTGCCAATGTTCGTGGCGAACACCGTCATAAGCACGTAAGGTATGGGATTAACTCGATACTTTCCTGTTAGATGTAAAACCGTGGAGGTCATGAAGAGAATTGAGGTCACCTCGCCTACCAAAGCGGAAAACAACGCCGCCATAACCATGATGATGACTAGAAGGCGGCTCACATCTTGCCCTACAACGCCGATCACTTTATTAATTAATACTTCGAAGAAGCGGTGCTCCTCGAGAAACCCGATCACCACCATCATCCCCGCTAAAAAGAGAATGATGTCAAAGCCAGCGAATTCCACTAGACGGGGAACGTCTATGAGACCTGCCGCTAACAGAATGGCTATACTGGTGAATGCGAACGACAACCTAAACCTCCAGAAAAAAAGTGTCCCCAGAATTAAGGCTGAAAACACTGTCACAGAATAAACTTGGCCTATATTTAACCCTGAAAACAACGATAATAACACAACGCATAAAATTAACAGCGCATACAAGCACCATTGCCTCTTCATTTAAATCCCTCACATTAATCCTTTCCTTAACTACTCATTTCGAATAATAATCTTTCCCAACATTTTCCTAACTATCTATATTCGGTGATCAAACGTAACTCGATAAAAACAATGAAATTAACAGAACGTCCATGATTAGCGGTATATCACCGTACAAGCATGGAGTGTTGAGACGCCAAAACCTAGATAGTATAGAAGGAAGGCTGCCGCTCCACGCTGGACAAATGGAGTTAAATCAGTATAACAATATTGACGTAAAAGCGTGTAATAGATCGCGTCAGAGCTTAAGACAGAAGTATGTGCAACCCATGTCGATTAAAGGGGAGTTGAGAATTGAAAGATTTAACGGTTTTAGGGCATTTAACGATAGACCTCCTTAAAGATAGACGCGGCTACAGTAAGCTACCTGGGGGTCCAGCTTACTATACCTCCATCGCGGGGAAATCCATGAACCTAACGGTCACCGCTATCACCAAGGTTGGCGAAGACTACCCCTGTAGTTTTCTCGATAAACTGAGGAGCCATGGAGTGGAAGTGAAGCTCACCGCCACCCAGCGGCCAACGACAACCTTCGAAATCGAATACGACGGGGATCGGAAAATGAGGCTGTTGAAGAAATGCGCAGACTACACGTTTGAGGACCTTAACCATCAGTTCAGTAGAGGATTGCACTTAGGCCCAGTCGCAGGCGAGATTTCCTCTAAGGTTGCTTACCAGGCGATTAGGAAGGCCGAGTTCACCAGCCTAGACGTACAGGGGTTCATCAGATCCTTTGACGACGAAGGAAAAATAACTCTGCGGCCAAGCATGAATAACATCTTCACAAAGGCTGGGTTGATTAAATGCTCCTTGGAGGAAGCCCAGGCGATAACCGATGAAATGGCCCCCGAAGCCGCGTTGAGGAAGCTGTCGAACTTAGGGCCGAGAATCGTAATACTAACCTTAGGGCCGCAAGGAGCCTTTATGGCGGTTGATGAGAAAGGATACCGAGGTCCAGCTTACCCACAAGTTAAGGTGAGGGATGTCACAGGGGCGGGGGATGTCTTCGTAGGCGCGTTTCTATCGGGCGTTCTAAAGCAAAGCGACGAGCTGTGGAGCTTTTCGCTAGCGTTGGCGGCTGCCTCCATAGCCGTTGAAAAGGTTAACTCCCTAAGCATAAACCTTAACCGTAAAACCGTGGAAGAAAGGGCTGAGTGGATACATAACAGGATTTATCGCGTATAAACTTATTTACGTCATGTCTCCAGGGGTTTCCTCTCCCTCTAACTCGGGGCTGTGAACGATCGCCGCAACCTTAACCAGCCTTGTAACGTATCCCGCTATCTGATTCCTTATTTTATCGGAGTCTACGGTGATCAACTCGTCTAGAACCCTTTTGTTTTCCTGGAAGCTAGATGTAAATTTATCCTTATACCGCTGATATATCATCTTGGAGAGCTTTTTAATAGCAGCGGTTCTGACACGCCCCAACTATCTACTCCACCCAGATACATACCTTAAATTCAACCCTATGCAGAAACCCTAGTTAATTAACTTTTTCCACCATTCAATCTGAGAATCCGCCCAAAATGACCCTTCAGCCTTCA comes from the Candidatus Bathyarchaeia archaeon genome and includes:
- a CDS encoding 30S ribosomal protein S17e, giving the protein MGRVRTAAIKKLSKMIYQRYKDKFTSSFQENKRVLDELITVDSDKIRNQIAGYVTRLVKVAAIVHSPELEGEETPGDMT